From Bos taurus isolate L1 Dominette 01449 registration number 42190680 breed Hereford chromosome 29, ARS-UCD2.0, whole genome shotgun sequence, a single genomic window includes:
- the LOC107131959 gene encoding ubiquitin-conjugating enzyme E2 variant 1-like — MVNRRNTRQKRYQIAATMGLEVKVPCDFWLLEELKEGQKGVRDGTASWDLDNNNDRTLTMWTWMMIGPPRVDPRTMSVLAEWPDSYSIRVVLQELWCLMVSKENMKLPQLPETLPGSSDGLLLVGSGNGFLPKETDRNNINEL, encoded by the exons CGATACCAAATAGCAGCCACCATGGGCTTGGAAGTAAAAGTCCCTTGTGATTTCTGGCTGTTGGAAGAACTCAAAGAAGGCCAGAAAGGAGTAAGAGATGGCACAGCTAGCTGGGATCTAGACAATAACAATGACAGGACACTTACAATGTGGACATGGATGATGATTGGGCCACCAAG GGTGGACCCAAGAACCATGTCAGTGCTAGCAGAGTGGCCGGATTCATATAGCATCAGAGTTGTTCTGCAAGAGCTTTGGTGCCTAATGGTGTCTAAAGAAAATATGAAGCTCCCCCAGCTGCCTGAGACactccctggtagttcagatg GTCTCCTGCTCGTTGGTTCTGGCAATGGCTTTCTCCCTAAGGAAACTGATCGGAATAACATCAATGAGCTCTGA